Within the bacterium genome, the region AGCGAACTGGGGATCCGTATGATTAAACTCGATTTTGACCAAACGGGTACGACGAAGGAGTGTGAGGCTCAGGTTATTGGCAAACAGGCTGTTGAATGCCGCATCCTCAAGTTTGCAGTCCGGATGTTGCTTTCGGTAGCGAGCAATGGCAGCCTCCCGCATTACCCGCCCCTTGAATTTCTCAAGGCGGGTATTGAAAATCTCTTCTGACTGTGAACTTGCGCCCTGATCCTCGATCACAGCGGCCTGCTGAGTCATGATCCGGGGACGCCTGACACTGAGTTCAACCAAGCTGATGGCCTGATACACCCTGGACGTGGTCATGAGATAATAGGTGGCCGCGATCCCGGCAAAAACGAGGACAAGCAATACCGTCAGCCATTTCTTACGCATCACACGGAGCATGCGGAAGGGGTCAAGGGAACCCAAAAGACCAGAGGATTCGGGCTGAGCTCCACCGTAATAGGGGGTGCCGTACGGCGCCCCGTAAGGCGGGGTACCGCCATAATATGAGTGGCGTTCGGGATCGACAGGATTTGGTTGTGGTTGTATGTTCATAAGGGGGGTTAATGGTTATTTGTTATGGGTTAATGGTTAACGATTAATGGTTACTTTGTAAACCTTGGTTTCTGTAACTTTTGGCAGGGCGGCGAGAATCACCACCCAAGTGCAGAGAATGGCTGGACAGCGGAAGGGCAGGTCTATGAGGCTGAAAACAACTACGAGAGAAAGGCCTATGACACCCATGATCAAAAGAGGGTCGCGGCGAGTTACAGACACCCTCACCCTAGCCCTCTCCCCTGAATGGAGAGGGGAAAGAATCAGTGCTGTCACTGCTGCTAACATAAGTCCAAAGCCGACGATTCCGAATTCAGTAAGATATTGGAGAATGTCGCAATGCACATTGGCTCTTCCTGCGTTTTGCACCAACGCCTTCCAGTCCTCTTTTGGGATGTAGAAGGCCAACAGGTAGCGGTACCCCCAGCCGCCGATGCCGAGGAGTTTGTGATCCTGCCACATGTGCCAGGCCGCCACATCCTGTTCCCACCGCCCCCCGAGTGCCAAATTTACATCATCCAAAACAGGAAATAGCAAATGATGTACCGGTTTTTTGACGGCGAACTCTTTGGCGATGTCCTTGCTGCCAAAGCCTGCCACGGCAAAATAGAAAACAAACAAGATGGCGATCGTGGCGGCTGCCAGATTGACGCGCCCCGCCCTGTGCAACTTTTTCCAGCCCCGCATGAGGCCATACACGGCGATAAAGCCCGCCAGCGCCCAGGCCAGAATCACCCCGGCCCGGCTCAGGGAAAGATTGGCGCCAATGAGACAGAGCAACAGGGAGGCAGCCAAGGCAGGCGCTTGCAGGCCTCTTAATGTGGGAGGCGCACTCCGTGCGGCGATCGCATCACTATAGCGCCCAGGGTGCACGGTCGCCGCACGGAGTGCGCCTCCCGCATTGAATGCATCTGAGCGGAAAATCTCGCGATATAACAATCCGGCTGCAATGGCGCCCATCAGCACAAAATAGGCCGCGGCATGGTTGGTGTAACCGAATGAGGCAAAAAAACCATCACCCGTTGGCGCCAGCCAATACTGAAGACGAGTGCGTGTGAGGAATTGAACCACCCCGAATAATGCCAGCAAACCGGCACTATATACCAAGCCCCGTAACAGGCCTATTATTGTGCCCCTGCTGACAGCAGGTGAGCGAATCACGAGCCCCAGTATCCAGGCGGGGAAAAACCAGGACAACATCTGAGCGGCTTCGGGCCGGGAGAACGCTGAAGGCCAATCAGGGTGACGGGGCGGCGAATAGCGCCATTCGTTAAGCCCGACATCAAAGAAAAGAACCCGCCCCGCATTCCACCATTGGATTGTAAGATAGCCCGAAAACAGGAGCCCGAAATAAAAGAAAAGATCACGCCACAAGGGGCGTGATCGTGTTACCAACAGGATAATTAGAAGAACAAAGGAAGCCCAAACGGAGGGTGGTAACCACGCCACCCTCAGACCTCCCCAAACCCAGGTCAGATATGACAGGATCAGCACCAACCCGGATACGAGGAGTTTCTCAGTCATCCTCAAATAGGGTTCTGCTGTCCAGTATAACCCGTTGCCAATGGCGGAGCACTGCCCAAAACATCATTATTGCTCGCCTGACTGGCAGCTTTGGCCTCAGAGTATGCTGTTCCAAAAGTTTGCGCCATGGCTGCTCCGCCACTTCCGCCCGCCGTTGCGATTGCACCCTGAATGCTCGAAACCACTGCCGGATTCCCGCTAACAGCCAGGGAGGCACCGCAGGCCGTTCCCAGACTTGCGGCTAACATGGGCGCTGATCCCGCCGGTGCAGCCGAAAAGGCGGCCGCGATCACACTGCCGATACTGGCAGCTTGTGCCGGAGCACTCAGGCCCATTGACGCAATTTGAACAACGACCGCCTTAATGACCTGGGCAGCCTGCTCAGGTGAGGCACCTTCCAATAGGGCCGCAATTGCAGCGGGATTATTCGCGGCCGCCGTCAGTTGCGCTGCGGTGGGAGGCGTAAAGGCGGCAAATGCCGACATCGCCGTAATCATCATCACTCCAACGATCCCTAATAGTGTCTTTTTCATTGAGTTGTCCTTTTTATTGTTTCTTACAATTTCTGCAAAATTAAATTTAGTACTGGAGTTTCATGCCCAGCATAATGCGGGTTTCGTCATAAGTAGGTGAGATCGTAGACTCCACGTTTTGGTACTGCGCCTCGGTGTAGAGCCTCAAGAACTTCGCGGGCGTCAAATAATCGACGCGGGCTCCAAGACCACTTCCCTTATCCGTTCGATCTTTTGTTCCACCCTGCACCGCCACGGGGTCAAGATAATCATCCTGACGATAAGAGGCGTTAGCGGACAGAATAATTGTCGGAATGACCCGGTAAGAAGCTCCAGCCCAAACGGTGTTATATTCACTGCCGTTATCCGTATAGAGAGAGGAAAGGACGGTTCCGTTACGGCCACCCGCTTGAAGCGTAATTTTCTCCGTTGCAACCCATGAGGCGGAAAGATCGTAACTAAACGAGGTGATATCGTCTGCGATGGGACGCTCATAGAGCTGGACACCAACCCCGCCTTTGAAGATTACTTTATCCGTTCCCCGAGTTTTAAGACCTACCCGACCGATGTAGTAGTTGGCGGGGTCGCTAATGACGCCGTTATCCTGCATGCCGGCCTGCATGGTTACAAGACTATCCGTTTTTTCGGTCAACCGGTAAGCCCCCTCGGCCTGCCCAATATGATTCTGAATATCATAAATAGTCGGATCAGAATAATTGACATCATCAAACCGGTACCCAACATCCAAAACCATCTTGTCAGTCAGGTTACGCCCGACAGAGACTCCGACGTTATTGATATCGCGACGGCTCGTTGAACTGGAGTCCAAAACGGAGTCAGGCGACACACCCAGGACGGCGGCTTCAGAGCCATGGAGATCGTTGTCCTCCACGCGACGGAAAGTTTGATCGGCCTCGATGACAAAGGTGTCATGAGTGCCCTGCTTGAATTTCAAGATTTCACCGCCACTCGAGAAGTCCTTGTCAGTCAAGTCGCTATAATTCCGATTTCCAAGGAAGCCCAAACCCGAAAAGTCGATTGCATAGGCTGAATAGCCCATTTTCAAGCCTGCTTCAGAGTCGAGGAAAAAATCATCCACCTTGTTGACCGGCGTTTTATCGACATTGGAATCATAGGTCTCCCGGAGATTCGCATAGGGACTGAAAGTCCAAGGTCCTGCATGGATCCCATTACCGGGTTCCGCGTTTGCGATTGAAATTATGGCCAAGCACATCATGGCGGTAATTACTGTTCGTTTCATCATACTCTGCTCTTTCTTCTGCTTATACTTCAGGTTTCTTAAAAAATCAGTTCAGGAATAAACACGACATCATCAGGCTCAAGTAAAATATCATTCTCAATCAGGCCTTCAGCCCCAACCGAGCGCAAATCGATTTCCCACGTTTTGACGTTGCCATCAGGGCGTTTACGGGTGACGCGAATGGCATTTTCCTTGGCACTTGTGTCATAGCCGCCAGCCTGCTGGATCGCTCCGCTCAAGGTCAGGTCGCGCGTTGCGGGAAGGCTGATACGTCCCGGTTTTTTGACCCGGCCTAAAACCGTCACATTGCCCCATGGAGACAACCCCTCTTTGTTATCATCCCGTACGAATTCAACGATTACCTGAGGATTGACAAAAAACTCCTTGTAAGCAGACGTCAACTGGGTACTGAAATTTTCAAGACTTTGATCACGCACTTGGACTGTACCAAGTAGCGGCATGGCGATGGTTCCCTGATCCGATATCCGCTTTGCAGTTGCGGTAATCTCGGTTTTACCCGCAACAAGCACATTGACATTGATGACCAGACCAGGCCGAAGACGGGCTGAATCATTAGCGACAAGCGTCTGAGACCGCTCTTTCACTGGTCGTTTCGGAGAAGATAAATCATGAACGGACGATACTTTAACTGCCGTCCGACAACCGGAAAAGAGAGCCATGACCAAAAACAGGGCTGTGACCCCTTTATAAATATGAATAAATTTCCTCATGTTCTAATAATTAGACTTCGTCCCCGTAAATTATGCAAA harbors:
- a CDS encoding outer membrane beta-barrel protein; this encodes MMKRTVITAMMCLAIISIANAEPGNGIHAGPWTFSPYANLRETYDSNVDKTPVNKVDDFFLDSEAGLKMGYSAYAIDFSGLGFLGNRNYSDLTDKDFSSGGEILKFKQGTHDTFVIEADQTFRRVEDNDLHGSEAAVLGVSPDSVLDSSSTSRRDINNVGVSVGRNLTDKMVLDVGYRFDDVNYSDPTIYDIQNHIGQAEGAYRLTEKTDSLVTMQAGMQDNGVISDPANYYIGRVGLKTRGTDKVIFKGGVGVQLYERPIADDITSFSYDLSASWVATEKITLQAGGRNGTVLSSLYTDNGSEYNTVWAGASYRVIPTIILSANASYRQDDYLDPVAVQGGTKDRTDKGSGLGARVDYLTPAKFLRLYTEAQYQNVESTISPTYDETRIMLGMKLQY
- a CDS encoding O-antigen ligase family protein, with protein sequence MTEKLLVSGLVLILSYLTWVWGGLRVAWLPPSVWASFVLLIILLVTRSRPLWRDLFFYFGLLFSGYLTIQWWNAGRVLFFDVGLNEWRYSPPRHPDWPSAFSRPEAAQMLSWFFPAWILGLVIRSPAVSRGTIIGLLRGLVYSAGLLALFGVVQFLTRTRLQYWLAPTGDGFFASFGYTNHAAAYFVLMGAIAAGLLYREIFRSDAFNAGGALRAATVHPGRYSDAIAARSAPPTLRGLQAPALAASLLLCLIGANLSLSRAGVILAWALAGFIAVYGLMRGWKKLHRAGRVNLAAATIAILFVFYFAVAGFGSKDIAKEFAVKKPVHHLLFPVLDDVNLALGGRWEQDVAAWHMWQDHKLLGIGGWGYRYLLAFYIPKEDWKALVQNAGRANVHCDILQYLTEFGIVGFGLMLAAVTALILSPLHSGERARVRVSVTRRDPLLIMGVIGLSLVVVFSLIDLPFRCPAILCTWVVILAALPKVTETKVYKVTINR
- a CDS encoding polysaccharide biosynthesis/export family protein gives rise to the protein MRKFIHIYKGVTALFLVMALFSGCRTAVKVSSVHDLSSPKRPVKERSQTLVANDSARLRPGLVINVNVLVAGKTEITATAKRISDQGTIAMPLLGTVQVRDQSLENFSTQLTSAYKEFFVNPQVIVEFVRDDNKEGLSPWGNVTVLGRVKKPGRISLPATRDLTLSGAIQQAGGYDTSAKENAIRVTRKRPDGNVKTWEIDLRSVGAEGLIENDILLEPDDVVFIPELIF